AGCCAGCTTACGGGTCGAATATTAAcaagtttaaatattaataagctACTATTaacaaatttgaataatttcttaccGAATTGAATTCCAAATTTTGAATAGTTTGGGGAGTGTTGTTTCGTATATAGCCCTCATTTTGCTTTGATGGTAACAACTAGGAATTCCAAGGATTCATCATTAATTTTGAACTCAAGATTCCCAGAAATGAAAGAAGCCTTAGAATTGGATAGCTTGGCAAATGGGTGAGACAGTCCATCCATCTGATTAAGGCCCATGGTTTTGATTGATGACGCCATTACTCTCTTCAACGGGTCATTTTTGACATGATTTATCCCCAGTTTTAGTTTCTTCACCTGCTCTGCTCTTTTGGCTAGTCCCTCCCTCTCTCTACACACTCTTCCAAATTCAATGGCTCTCCGCTCTCTTGCAACCAGAAACACCCTAGGCTCAGCCTACAAGGCTGCAGCTCTGGGGATTGCTCAAGTGCGCGGGCTGAAGACTTTCACTCTGCCAGATCTCCCCTACGACTATAGCGCTCTTGAGCCTGTTATTAGCGGCGAGATAATGCAGCTTCATCACCAAAAACATCACCAGACTTATATTACCAATTATAATAAGTCTCTTGAGCTTCTTAATGAAGCTATGGAAAAGGGCGACTCTTCTTCTGTTGTTAAGTTGCAGAGCGCTATCAAATTCAACGGAggaggttttttcttttctcttcttttttttttttttttgtgaaaatTTGACAGCTTTTACGGGAGATTCGATCGTTGATCGTGTTTGATCTATTTGAATCTCTTTTATTCAATCTATACTTTATCATAGTGTTGGGAAAGCTTATAGTATAGTTCCTTCCtagaattcatttttttttcccttgaaaaaaagaaaaagaaggaaaatgaaaTCATGATGTCAAAAGGGGCATGATTTTGCAAGAAATCAATTGATATAAGTTCTTGTTTTGGTTTTGttaactttctttttaatactaATATGCAGGTCATATCAACCACTCCATTCTCTGGAACAATCTTGCCCCTGTTCGTGTAAGTTCGTTCTCGTACTGCTATTTAGCTCCCCCGTTTCGTTTATCTGCCTAAATCTTAATGCTTTATGCTTGACAGGAAGGAGGTGGTGAACCCCCACACGGTTCCCTTGGTTGGGCCATCGACACAGATTTTGGTTCTTTGGAGAAGTTGATACAGAAAATGAATACAGAAGGCGCTGCTGTCCAAGGATCTGGATGGGTGGTAAGTTGTTCAGTTTGTTCAATTTTAAacatttcttttcaatttctgTGTTATGTCTGTATACACTAGTTTTATCAGTTTACTTATtcttaactttttttcttccacaatttttttatcttggCAGTGGCTTGGTGTCGACAAAGCATCCAAGAAGCTTGTTGTTGAGACAACTGCAAACCAGGTAACTTTACAGTTATAGCTGATTAAAGGGTTTCTTGAACTGCTTAATTTCTGCTGCTTTTTAATTGTTATGTGTAGGTCTAACAACCAATAACATTCAAAGTTATATGTCTATCTTGAGTCCTAAGATGATCAAAACTTTATGGGTCTGATACTAGTTAGTAATAGTAAGGTAGCTGGATTCATTTATAGATATGTTCACTTCTCTACATCTATATGTTGTCAAATATAGTTTAGGTTATGGAAGTCTTTTTATGCAGTACTCTTTTTGAACCTAACGAGCTTGAGATTCTTGTCACAGGATCCATTGGTAACTAAAGCACCAACTTTAGTTCCTTTGCTTGGTATTGACGTTTGGGAGCATGCTTACTACTTGCAGGTGAACTTTTGTTTTTAAACTGTCcaatttgctttctttttaaatttagctcCATTTTGTCTTTGTATGATTAAGATATTGTGTGATTTATCTTATATATTGATGATCTGTTACCTGCATTTTCATGACTTTCAATCATCCAGATTTATCAGTGATCAGTTCACTTGCTCTAGAATGTTTTACAGGATTCAGTTTGGAACAAAATTTGTTGTTTAGCAACCATCAAAACTTTTTTAATCCTTGCTTTATGAGCGAGAGTGTCTGAGTGAAATAGTGATACGAAGTAAAACTAGGCTATGATGGTTAGAAGGTTCTAGTCTGGCTTAGAGTCTATGATGGTTAGAAGGTTCTAGTCTGGCTTAGAGTCTTACACTATACTATTACTGAGGCAGGCTTGTGACTGGTACAATGGACTTTTAGGATTCATTGGATTTGAAAATAATCTTGCTTGTGTAATTCTTGTTCTTAAAGTTGATTTGTTTCCAACAAATAAGGCTTCCTGAATTGCCTATAAGTAGCAATGTTACACTAAAATGCAGCCAGAACTTAAGGCCATAAATTGCTTTCATCGTCAGAAacaatatttacaaatataggTTCCCATTTTGAACATTTACATAACATGTTGAATTTATTAGTTTACTGCAGCTACTTCATGGTTCAGAAAATGTATAGTTGACTAGTCGTAAAAGGTTGGTTATTCTCTAGTGTCGCCTTTGTGCTATAGATCCCTCTGCTTTACTGATagtttttattagaattcGCATAATCTCCCTCTCCCCACATTCTCTCTTTCATATACACACATGGTTTGCATGGAAACATGAATATGTAGGCAAGAACTGTTATACCAGGCTCATTGCCTAACGCTCTTGCTCTAtcgaattttatatttatgttggttttttatttgctttagaATCTCTTATTGACTTGgagctttctttcttaaatgcTGCAGTACAAGAATGTGAGACCAGATTATCTAAAGAACATATGGAAGGTAATGAACTGGAAGTATGCAAGTGAGGTATATGCGAAAGAATGCCCGTCAGCTTAGAGCGCTTTCAGTTGTATGATGGGAGTAGGCTTGTGCCCCAGGTTGAAAGATGAAATAAGATGAAATGATGTGTTGTATAATGTCTCCCAGTTTTCCCCATCGGACCTCTTGTCAATCACTGGTTTACTGGTTATCCAGTTTATGAATCCGAAACGCTGCTTTGCTCATTTGTTCTCTGTTCCATCAAAATTCCATCACAGATCATTACGATTTCAGGAGAAGGCTCATGAGAGGATCCTCATTCctaaattttagtaaaataaattagtgtcctttaaaatattaaattatttaaaatctcaAAAGTTCCCATTAGATCCGAATTACTTTGAACTGATCTAAAAATATCGGATTTCCAAAGAGAATTGTACCCAAAAAAATTGAGACAAATACaagaattgaaattttaatatttgatgcAGTTTCTTGAATATCTGAAATTCAACTCGATTTGAAAAATTCTTTAATCTCCAAATAGAGTCGAGCCGTGGACAGCCCTGAGTAACTAGACAAAGATGTATGGTttaatgcaaataataatttataagtagcacaaaattataataattgcTGTAGAAATTCAGTGAAGCAGCTAAGTGCAAGAAGAAGGCAATGATCTAGCAAGATCtcatgaatttaattaaatttatttttgttataaattttccttttcaaaagCTCTCTTACATTCTAGGAGAGCTTGACTTGGATATACAGACCAAAAAAGTAGTACATCATCACACAGACTTGAAGTACATGCAGTACCCCATCACCACACCTGTACCGCCCAAAACAACGAATATAGTACCAGAGTACACATTTCTTGAGGATAATTATCAGTGCCAGACTTCTGTTCCAACACATAAAACAATAACATAGACAACTCCAGAGCTCCCTTTACAACAGAACAGCTATGGTAAGCTACCCAgatcctcctcctcctctttctttccttgtATCTTTTATCTCAATCTCTTATCTCTTATctcttaattacaaaataatcCTGAGACAAAGCTGTTCATGTTTtgcttgtttttgttttgatattgACCCTGACAGGCATTGAAGACCTTAACTCTCCCTGATCTCCCTTATGCCTATGATGCTCTTGAGCCTTTTATTAGTGGCGAGATAATGTTTCTTCATCACCAGAAGCATCACCTGGCTTATGTTACTAACTACAATAAGTCTCTTGAGCTTCTCAATCAGGCTATCGCAAATGGTGACTCTTCCTCTGTTGTCAAGCTGCAAAGTTCTATCAAGTTCAATGGAGGAggttcattttctttccctttgtTTTCAGGATTGCTTCTTATTcaagttcttttattttgtatctCAATTTATTCAGATGTATGTGGCAGTGATTCACTAATATTGGATCAAGCTTTTCGCTTCTGATGTTGTCTTTATGGAAGTggtttatgaatattatttgaaattaggTCATGTTagtatatgaaaaaattattcatcCTGCAGGTCATATCAACCACTCCATTTTCTGGAAGAATCTTGCACCTGTCAGtgtaagttttttttattcttgtgTTAGCATTGAGTTACCTCTTTCAGTATCTCTATCTAATGATGCTTATGCATGACAGGAAGGAGGTGGTATACCCCCACATGGTTCCCTTGCTTCAGCTATTGACACTGAATTTGGTTCTCTGGAAAAGTTGATACAAAAGATGAATGCAGAAGGTGCTGCTGTCGAAGGATCTGGATGGGTGGTAAGTTGTTCAGTTTGTTCAATTATTAAACAGTGGTTTTTAATTTCTGTTGCATGTCTCTGTACACTAGTTTTTATCAGTTTACCTATTCttacttcttttgttcttccaCACTTTTGATCTTGGCAGTGGCTTGGCGTGGACAAAGACTCTAAGAAGCTTGTGGTTGCGACCACTCAAAACCAGGTAGCTTTACAAGTATTGCTGTGTAGTATAAGTCGACCCTTAAATATGAATCTTGTGTAAGACTCTGTTTAAACATATATTGAGCACTAACATACTACTATTGGAAAATGGACAGGATCCATTGGTAACTAAAGGACCAACTTTAGTTCCTTTGCTTGGTATTGATGTTTGGGAGCATGCTTACTACTTACAGGTGAGTTTTTGTCATTTGAAAATTGTTTTTGGTTTctttcttaagtttttctcCGTTCTCCTTTCTAATGAGTAAGGTGATATGGTATTTATGTAGTGATATATGGATTATTACTGATGACCCTTTACTTGCATTGATGACACTTCTGATAATCAGCAAATTATCAGCCATTTTTCAGTTTGTTCTAGGATATTTCACAGGATTCAGTTTTATGAAATGAGCAGAGTTGTTTAGCAAGCAACAAACTCGTCGGCTGCTGCTCATGATCCATGCTTAATCGAAATTCACTTGTTTTTGAATCTCTCTGCAGTACAAGAATGTAAGACCAGATTACCTAAAGAGCATATGGAATGTGATGAATTGGAAGTATGCAAGTGAAGTATATGAGAGCATATGCCCTTCATTTTGAAGTAGGTCTATGATCGGGTGGCTTTGCAGCAGAGGTTGAAGAAATGATAGTGCTGTTTGTATTGTGAAATATGGATGGTGTTTTCTTCTGCTCTCTTCAGTGTGTGAGATGCTGAATAAATACGAAATGTTGCTATGTTTATGTATCCAGAACAGAACAATGTTGTTTGCTTACAGTTGTACTTGTAGCGCAGTTTGAAAGactgaataaaaagaaataattgtgTTGATGTTACTGTACCCAGCCTTATGAAAGCATATATACCCAACTGTTTTTGAGACTAGTAAGGTGGTTTGAAACAAtttgttatataataaattacaatCTTAAACACACATGGATAGCTaaatcttaagttttttattagaatatcTTAGAATCTGTATTTAGGAGCGATGCGAACGTGGTTGAGGGCCAAGAAGAAATTCAGATTTATTGATGGGTGATGGGGCCAAGAagaaattcatatttattgatGGAACGATTAAACAACCTGATAATGATTCCTCTGAATTAGAGGATTGGTGAACTGTAAATTCAATGTTAGATTTCATGGATGCTCAACACAATCGAGCCAACACTGCGATCTACCATAACATATATGGGATTGCATAGGATTTATGGGAAGATATCAAAGAGCCAGCAAATCAAGGCAGAACTTGCCAACTGAAAACAGAGAGGTCTGTCGATTGTGACTTATTATGGGAAATTGAAACAACTCTAGGAAGAGCTTGCGAATTATAAGCAAATTTCCATGTGGCATTGTGGAAAATGCAATTGTAATATTGCAGCTGAACTTGACAAGAAACGAGAACAAGAGAGGCTTCATCAGTTTTTGATGGGGTTGGAAGATGCATAATATGGAGTTGTTCGTTCCAATATTTTGAGCACAGAACCATTACCAAACTTGAATAAGGCATACTCATTGGTGTGCCAAGAAGAATGCGTTAGAAACATCTCACGAGGGAAGGAGGAACATGGAGAAGTTGTGAGTTTTACAATGCAGACTAATACAGGAGGGCAAAAGTATAAAATAGAAGTGAAAGACATATTTGTTGTTTGCTCACACTGCAAACGAGAGGGACATGATTCTGAAACTTGTTTCCAGCTCATTAGATATCTGGAATGGTGGGGTGCCCGACCCAAAGGGGCTGGAGGTGGACGAGGGCGACAGAGTGCAGGGCGTGGACGTAGTAATACACCGAAGGTGAATACAACCCATGTAATTAGGCAGCCGTCATCATCAATAGcagcaacaaaagaaaatacagCTTCTGGGACCTTGACAGCAGAACAATGGTCATTCTTTCTCAATTTGCTGAACACGTGCAAATCGGGTACTAGTCAGAAGATGAATGGTAAGGATAATCTGAATTGGATTATTGATTTCGGTGCTTCACAACATATGACAGGTACTTTAGAATGTTTaacaaatttgaaagaaattgtggCATGTCCAATTGGATTACCTAATGGAGAGCAAGTGATGGCATTGAAGGAGGGATCGATTTGTTTAGGAAAACATATCAAACTAGACAATGTTCTCTATGTTccaaatttaaattgtaatttgatATCTGTGTCGCAATTGCTTGATGGCTCTAATTGTAATGtccaatttactaataaaatttgtgTTATACAGGACCATACCTCGAGGATGGTGATTGGAGGGATGAACAATGCAAGggactttattattttaagtcAGCAGTATCAGTCAAAGCATGCAAGACAAGTCATGTAGATTCCTTTAAATTATGGCATGGGAGGATGGGGCATCCgtttgaaaaaattatggaatctcttcctcaGGTTGAATTTagtaatagttaaataaagaataaaccaTGTGACATTTGTTTGAGAGCTAAATAAACAAGAGAAGTTTTTGTTTCTAGTGAcactaaagaaaatgaaatttttgaattaattcatTGTGATTTGTGGGGACCTTATTGTGTTAATGCCTCTTGTGGGGCCTCGTATTTCTTGACCATTGTTGATGATTTTTCTAGGGGTGtatggatatatttgttaagtGAAAAAACAGAAGAGGAACTTGTCAGGTGTAATTTCTTTGCCATGACTAAAagacaatttcaaaaaaatgtGAAGGTAGTTAGAAGTAATAATGGGACTGAATTTGCATGCTTGCATAACTATTTTTCTGAAAATGGAATTTTACATTAGACCTTATGTGTAGGAACATCTCAAAAGAATGGAGGTGTTGAGAGGAAAAATcatcatattttaaatgtgGCTAGAGCTTTAAGATTTCAGGCCAATCTTCCCATCAAGTTTTGGGAAGAATGTGTTTTGACAGCTGGATATTTAATCAATCAGACTCCTTCTAAGTTATTAGGAGGAAAGACTTCTTATAAGGTCTTGTTTGGTACACCTTCTAGTTATAATCATATTCGAATTTTTGGGTGCTTTTATTATGCTCGGAACTTGAATAGGGAAAAGAACAAGTTTGCTAGCAGAAGTCAATATTGTTTATTTGTAGGATATCCTTTCGGAAAAAAAAGGGTGGAAAGTTTATGATCTTAATacagaaaaatattttgtatataGAGATGTTGTGTTCTCTGAATCTGAATTTTCATATACTGATAAGGAAGGTGTGCAACCAGATCTTGCACAAGGTTCTTCTTTCGATATCACCAATCATTCT
The nucleotide sequence above comes from Ricinus communis isolate WT05 ecotype wild-type chromosome 6, ASM1957865v1, whole genome shotgun sequence. Encoded proteins:
- the LOC8259540 gene encoding superoxide dismutase [Mn], mitochondrial — its product is MALRSLATRNTLGSAYKAAALGIAQVRGLKTFTLPDLPYDYSALEPVISGEIMQLHHQKHHQTYITNYNKSLELLNEAMEKGDSSSVVKLQSAIKFNGGGHINHSILWNNLAPVREGGGEPPHGSLGWAIDTDFGSLEKLIQKMNTEGAAVQGSGWVWLGVDKASKKLVVETTANQDPLVTKAPTLVPLLGIDVWEHAYYLQYKNVRPDYLKNIWKVMNWKYASEVYAKECPSA
- the LOC8259539 gene encoding superoxide dismutase [Mn], mitochondrial, encoding MALKTLTLPDLPYAYDALEPFISGEIMFLHHQKHHLAYVTNYNKSLELLNQAIANGDSSSVVKLQSSIKFNGGGHINHSIFWKNLAPVSEGGGIPPHGSLASAIDTEFGSLEKLIQKMNAEGAAVEGSGWVWLGVDKDSKKLVVATTQNQDPLVTKGPTLVPLLGIDVWEHAYYLQYKNVRPDYLKSIWNVMNWKYASEVYESICPSF
- the LOC125370412 gene encoding uncharacterized protein LOC125370412, which codes for MQTNTGGQKYKIEVKDIFVVCSHCKREGHDSETCFQLIRYLEWWGARPKGAGGGRGRQSAGRGRSNTPKVNTTHVIRQPSSSIAATKENTASGTLTAEQWSFFLNLLNTCKSGTSQKMNGPYLEDGDWRDEQCKGLYYFKSAVSVKACKTSHVDSFKLWHGRMGHPFEKIMESLPQVEFSNS